One genomic window of Sphingobacterium oryzagri includes the following:
- a CDS encoding SusC/RagA family TonB-linked outer membrane protein — MKFQEDFTKRIFLFAIFLLLSAGSFAQTIQITGRVTHKQVAIGGVTVKLKAGTTQSVTDENGIYAIQVDSSATLIFSSIGYLPKEINLASYGPVKNNTINLDVDLETTSGTLEEVVVVGFGTQKKTNLTGSVAVVDAKQLENRPVSNAIQALQGQAPGLNIAQNSGSLESNPSINIRGVGTIGTSSSAPLVLIDGSEGSLAALNPQDVESYSILKDAGASSIYGSRAAFGVILVTTKSGKAGRTSVNYNNSLRQNSPTLMPKMMDSYTFAQYFNQADINGNGAPHFSEAHLQRILDYQNGVITASTLVDPNNARYWAEGYAYGNDNIDWFDVMYRDRAFSQEHNLSLNGGTEKTTFYLSGNFMKQQGLMAFNTDHYDRYAVSAKIDSRLSDYIRLGYSARLIREDFERPANLTNTFYDDLGRQGWPTLPLYDPNGFLFSSPAPALGMRDGGNDNSTKDFIYQQLQLTLEPIKGWRTHANVNYRTSTQFRHWDSQRLYNHDVNGDPYLYKNTSNVYEFGWKENYYNINIYSEYENTWGKHHAKIMGGFQVENTAYRNLSVQRDGIIIPNQPVINLASGTDINGNPVVPSVTGEYQNWATAGFFGRLNYDFQEKYLLEGNLRYDGSSRFRSGSRWGLFPSISAGWNMAKEEFLADVAFIDLLKIRASYGELGNQNTNMWYPTYVVQPTGTANGSWLINNARPNTASAPGLVSSLLTWESINTSNLGVDFAFMQNRLTGSFEVFDRRTYNMVGPAPQLPATLGTAVPQTNNTNLKTRGFEATLGWADKTAGEFGYGMKFLIADYVTTVTRYPNVLGSISTYREGQRLGEIWGLETLGIAKTQQEMDAHLATLPNGGQTALGAQWGAGDIMYKDVNGDGKIDWGANTESNPGDAVIIGNNTPRYTFGLNLDANYKNFDMSVFFQGVMQRDIWQGGYYFWGATSTKWWSTGLVDHLDYFREEGNALGANPDAYYPRPVFNTSKNQQTQSRYLQNAAYIRLKNLQLGYSLPSLLSNRFGITKLRIYVSGENLWTGSNVAGMFDPETIDGGSSGTVYPLTKVWSAGLSVTF, encoded by the coding sequence ATGAAATTTCAAGAAGATTTTACGAAGCGAATTTTTCTGTTCGCCATTTTCCTTTTGCTAAGTGCTGGTTCGTTTGCGCAAACCATTCAAATAACGGGCCGCGTAACACATAAGCAAGTAGCGATTGGTGGCGTAACGGTCAAGCTGAAGGCAGGAACCACACAGAGCGTAACCGATGAAAATGGTATATACGCGATCCAGGTAGATTCTTCGGCCACGCTCATTTTTTCATCCATCGGATACCTCCCAAAAGAAATAAACCTCGCATCATATGGCCCGGTAAAAAACAACACGATCAATTTGGATGTCGATCTGGAGACCACGAGCGGCACTTTGGAAGAAGTCGTCGTTGTCGGTTTTGGTACGCAGAAGAAAACGAATTTGACGGGTTCGGTTGCCGTAGTGGATGCCAAGCAACTGGAAAACAGACCGGTAAGCAATGCGATTCAAGCGTTGCAGGGGCAAGCGCCGGGACTAAATATTGCACAAAATTCGGGAAGTTTAGAGTCTAATCCAAGCATCAATATTCGCGGCGTGGGCACCATCGGTACTTCATCATCCGCACCGCTGGTCTTGATCGACGGTTCGGAAGGCTCCCTGGCCGCGCTTAATCCGCAAGATGTCGAGAGTTATTCCATTCTAAAAGACGCTGGCGCTTCGTCTATTTATGGATCAAGAGCCGCATTCGGTGTGATCTTGGTAACCACAAAATCGGGTAAAGCCGGACGTACGTCTGTAAATTACAATAATAGTTTGCGACAAAATAGTCCAACCTTAATGCCTAAAATGATGGATTCGTATACGTTTGCCCAATACTTTAATCAGGCAGATATCAATGGCAATGGTGCACCGCACTTTTCTGAAGCACATCTGCAACGTATATTAGATTATCAAAATGGCGTAATTACGGCATCCACATTGGTCGATCCCAACAATGCGCGGTATTGGGCAGAAGGATATGCCTATGGTAACGATAACATCGATTGGTTTGATGTGATGTATCGTGACCGTGCATTTTCGCAGGAGCATAACCTGAGCCTCAACGGCGGCACGGAGAAGACCACTTTTTACCTTTCGGGTAATTTTATGAAGCAGCAAGGCTTAATGGCCTTCAACACCGATCATTACGACCGTTATGCTGTTTCTGCAAAAATCGATTCTCGTCTTTCCGATTATATCAGACTAGGGTATAGCGCCCGCCTGATACGCGAGGATTTTGAGCGACCAGCGAATCTAACGAACACTTTTTACGATGATCTTGGCCGGCAAGGCTGGCCTACGCTACCGCTTTACGATCCGAATGGTTTTCTCTTTAGCTCGCCCGCACCAGCTTTAGGTATGCGTGACGGTGGAAATGATAATTCGACAAAAGACTTTATTTACCAGCAACTACAACTTACGCTGGAGCCAATTAAAGGCTGGCGAACGCATGCAAATGTCAACTATCGCACCTCAACCCAGTTTAGGCACTGGGATTCGCAACGGTTGTACAACCATGACGTAAATGGCGATCCTTACTTGTATAAAAACACATCCAACGTGTACGAGTTTGGTTGGAAAGAAAACTATTACAATATTAATATTTACTCCGAGTATGAAAATACTTGGGGAAAACATCATGCGAAAATCATGGGCGGCTTTCAAGTGGAAAATACCGCATACCGAAATTTATCGGTGCAACGGGATGGTATCATTATCCCCAATCAGCCGGTGATTAACCTCGCCTCAGGGACGGATATAAACGGAAATCCCGTCGTGCCGTCGGTTACAGGAGAATACCAAAATTGGGCGACAGCAGGTTTCTTTGGTCGATTGAACTATGATTTTCAGGAGAAATATCTACTGGAGGGAAATTTGCGTTACGACGGTTCTTCGCGATTTAGAAGCGGCAGCCGTTGGGGATTATTTCCGTCGATATCCGCAGGTTGGAACATGGCAAAAGAAGAGTTTTTAGCAGATGTTGCTTTTATCGATCTCTTAAAAATCCGGGCTTCATACGGCGAATTGGGCAATCAAAACACCAATATGTGGTATCCGACCTACGTTGTACAACCCACAGGCACGGCGAATGGCAGTTGGCTGATTAACAATGCGCGACCTAATACGGCTTCGGCACCAGGATTAGTCAGCTCATTGCTTACCTGGGAATCGATCAATACCAGCAATCTGGGCGTTGATTTTGCGTTCATGCAAAATAGGCTGACCGGATCTTTTGAAGTATTTGACCGTCGTACATACAATATGGTGGGGCCAGCGCCGCAATTGCCAGCAACGTTGGGAACGGCTGTACCGCAAACTAACAATACTAATCTGAAGACGCGCGGCTTTGAAGCGACCTTAGGTTGGGCAGACAAAACGGCCGGTGAATTTGGCTATGGCATGAAGTTTTTGATCGCCGATTATGTAACAACGGTAACCCGCTATCCAAACGTTTTAGGAAGCATCAGCACCTATCGAGAAGGACAACGTTTGGGCGAGATTTGGGGATTGGAAACGCTTGGCATCGCCAAAACGCAGCAAGAAATGGATGCACACCTGGCAACATTACCAAACGGCGGACAAACTGCGCTGGGCGCACAATGGGGAGCTGGCGATATTATGTATAAAGATGTTAACGGCGATGGGAAGATCGATTGGGGAGCGAATACCGAGTCAAACCCTGGTGACGCGGTGATCATTGGCAATAATACACCACGATACACCTTTGGGTTAAATCTCGATGCAAACTATAAAAACTTTGATATGAGCGTATTCTTTCAAGGTGTTATGCAACGCGATATTTGGCAAGGCGGTTACTATTTCTGGGGCGCGACCTCGACTAAATGGTGGTCCACAGGTTTGGTAGATCATCTTGATTATTTTAGGGAAGAAGGAAATGCCTTGGGCGCCAATCCGGATGCTTATTATCCCAGACCGGTATTTAACACCAGCAAAAATCAACAAACACAATCACGTTACCTACAGAATGCAGCTTATATACGTCTGAAAAATTTGCAATTGGGCTACAGCTTGCCGTCGTTGCTTAGCAACCGATTTGGAATTACGAAATTACGGATTTATGTTTCTGGTGAAAATCTGTGGACCGGTTCTAACGTGGCAGGCATGTTTGATCCCGAAACAATCGATGGCGGAAGCAGCGGCACGGTTTATCCGCTAACGAAAGTATGGTCTGCAGGACTAAGTGTTACATTTTAA
- a CDS encoding response regulator transcription factor — protein MNVFFLKTDINGLLAETFRALEPQAKQKNIRYELTLPEVQLKACVDREALRKLFHASISDNIQSAKARVDVKLLPVETDDTLFTVEFSNDGQQSVPTAYARTPASNERNEQETIASSIFLVIDESPAAPLQKKHKQTRETTKAPVKPVLLLLEENKETVAYLNKALKQDYDMLRASTATEAMQFLAQENVQLVLAAAGLPTADGLSLCKHIKSNRLYSHIPVVLLTDPACPEAKVQGLMYGADAYTEKPLSMALLMLQMANLLRSRQLVSAYVTDALRMDAVTEKAKTQDHFMASLQTLIEEHISEIDLTVDMLAKLTNMSRPTLYRKVKQYTESTPNELIHMAKLKRAAELLTSKKYNITQIAAMVGYTAQSNFSRDFQKCFGTAPRVYGLQIGKQSGVA, from the coding sequence ATGAACGTATTCTTTTTGAAAACCGACATCAATGGTTTGCTTGCCGAAACGTTTCGGGCACTGGAACCACAAGCTAAACAGAAAAACATTCGTTACGAACTAACGTTGCCTGAAGTGCAACTGAAAGCATGTGTAGATAGGGAAGCCTTGCGTAAACTATTTCATGCTTCCATCAGTGATAATATTCAATCTGCAAAGGCCCGCGTGGACGTTAAACTCCTGCCCGTGGAAACAGATGATACCTTGTTTACGGTCGAATTTAGTAACGACGGCCAACAATCTGTGCCTACCGCCTACGCGCGGACGCCGGCAAGTAACGAACGGAACGAACAAGAAACAATTGCCTCGAGCATATTTCTCGTGATAGACGAGTCGCCAGCAGCGCCTCTCCAAAAAAAACATAAACAAACGCGTGAAACAACGAAAGCGCCGGTAAAGCCAGTCCTATTACTGCTGGAAGAAAATAAAGAAACCGTTGCTTACCTTAACAAAGCACTGAAACAAGATTACGACATGCTACGGGCGTCTACCGCTACCGAAGCTATGCAGTTTTTAGCACAGGAAAATGTGCAGCTGGTGTTGGCTGCGGCTGGATTGCCTACGGCAGATGGATTAAGCTTGTGCAAGCATATTAAGTCAAACCGTTTGTATAGCCATATTCCCGTTGTTTTGCTGACCGATCCCGCCTGTCCGGAAGCCAAAGTACAAGGACTGATGTATGGGGCGGATGCCTATACCGAGAAGCCTCTTTCTATGGCGCTGCTGATGCTACAGATGGCAAATTTGTTGAGAAGTAGACAATTGGTAAGCGCTTATGTTACCGATGCCCTTCGCATGGATGCCGTTACCGAAAAAGCCAAAACGCAAGATCATTTTATGGCATCGCTCCAAACGTTGATTGAAGAGCATATTTCGGAAATAGATCTTACGGTCGATATGCTGGCCAAGTTGACCAACATGAGCAGACCTACGCTTTACCGGAAAGTTAAGCAGTATACTGAGAGCACGCCCAATGAACTGATTCATATGGCTAAATTGAAGCGAGCAGCAGAATTGCTGACGTCGAAGAAGTATAATATTACGCAAATAGCCGCTATGGTAGGCTATACTGCGCAGTCGAACTTTTCCCGGGATTTTCAAAAGTGTTTTGGCACAGCACCTCGTGTTTATGGTCTTCAGATTGGCAAACAATCTGGTGTCGCTTAG
- a CDS encoding metallophosphoesterase: MDVQTGRLFVMGDIHGAHKALRQCLQRAGFDYAQDTLIQLGDIVDGTEEVYECVEELLKIKNLIAIKGNHDVWFNEFLHTGEHPRVWNHGGLATVVSYLQHVKPDGTYSTTMDGFQTSLIPDDLPLSHRQFFNRQRLYYIDDKQRLFVHAGYDPKQNFYGQAEENYYFDRSLWLDSLAAHDQQYPGGQQGEEQPFAEIFIGHTATTKWGIDYPMTAFHITNLDTGARHMGRLSIMEVDSKSYWQSDPLPALYGEEVVRK; this comes from the coding sequence ATGGATGTTCAGACAGGTCGGTTATTTGTTATGGGAGATATTCACGGTGCGCATAAAGCCTTGCGGCAATGTTTGCAACGTGCAGGCTTCGACTATGCGCAAGATACCTTAATTCAGTTGGGAGATATCGTGGACGGAACGGAGGAAGTATACGAGTGCGTAGAAGAGCTTTTGAAAATAAAAAACCTGATCGCCATAAAGGGAAACCACGACGTGTGGTTTAACGAGTTTTTGCATACAGGGGAGCATCCGCGCGTCTGGAATCATGGCGGACTCGCCACAGTCGTTTCCTATTTGCAACATGTAAAGCCTGATGGCACGTATAGCACAACCATGGACGGCTTTCAAACCTCACTCATACCAGATGATCTTCCGCTATCGCATCGGCAATTTTTTAACAGGCAACGATTGTATTATATCGATGATAAGCAACGTCTTTTTGTGCACGCGGGCTATGATCCAAAACAGAACTTTTACGGACAAGCTGAGGAAAATTATTACTTCGATCGCAGCCTTTGGTTAGATAGCCTTGCTGCGCACGATCAGCAATATCCCGGCGGCCAACAAGGTGAAGAACAACCATTCGCTGAAATCTTTATCGGCCATACGGCCACCACAAAATGGGGAATCGATTACCCCATGACGGCCTTTCATATCACCAATCTGGATACGGGCGCAAGGCATATGGGCAGACTTTCTATTATGGAAGTGGACAGCAAATCGTATTGGCAATCAGACCCTTTACCCGCGTTATACGGCGAAGAGGTCGTGCGTAAATAA
- a CDS encoding RagB/SusD family nutrient uptake outer membrane protein codes for MKFIYNLIIKSALAAILLLSLFACDKYLDIAPPSQIIPEAYLDEESQLAAYTIARYTDLLPSHGNWSFGTFGTDGNTDNMVIPTLDNRYIPGQWRVDAAGGDWSFTNIFQMNYFINTVVPKWQENRLIGNSENITHYIGEAYFLRAAAYFVKLQALGDFPIIKNVMNDGDAQMLIETSKRAPRNEVARFILADLDSAISLLRTSSPDGRKQRLSRRVAQLFKSRVALYEGTWLKYFKGTAFVPNGPAWPGATKDYNSTYSFPTGSIDGEVAFFLEQAMEAAAAVADDVQLVNNTGIIESGNNENPYFSMFGAVDMAGYSEVLLWRQYNQSLVTHNVPVYAQRGNYAVGLTRSLVESFLMENGLPIYASGSGYQGDNYIEDVRSNRDGRLQLFLKQPGQRNVLVNIGSGTHFTLVEPTPTVYETDWERRYTTGYSIRKGISYDGLQTQNGSAFTGSVTFRASEAYLNYIEACYERNNNLDAKAQAYWRAIRTRAKVAPDYAISIAATEMSKESADWGSYSAGTPISPTLYNIRRERRNELMAEGLRLMDLKRWRSMDQLINTAAHFEGFKLWGPMQDWYTADQLKYGANSEQSVVSDPALSLYLRPLEIRSNQLSYAGVKFAMAHYLSPIAVEHFQLTSTSADLAGSVIYQNPGWPIVAGSPPEGY; via the coding sequence ATGAAATTTATATATAATTTAATCATAAAAAGTGCACTGGCAGCCATACTGTTGCTGAGTTTGTTTGCTTGCGATAAATACCTCGACATTGCTCCGCCCTCCCAAATTATTCCGGAAGCTTATCTGGATGAGGAATCGCAGCTCGCGGCCTATACGATAGCGCGCTACACCGATCTTTTGCCTTCGCATGGCAATTGGTCTTTCGGAACTTTTGGTACAGATGGAAATACTGACAATATGGTCATTCCCACGTTAGACAATCGCTATATACCTGGTCAGTGGCGGGTAGACGCGGCCGGTGGAGACTGGAGCTTTACCAATATCTTTCAGATGAATTATTTTATCAATACGGTGGTGCCCAAATGGCAAGAAAACCGCTTGATCGGCAATTCAGAAAACATTACGCACTATATAGGGGAGGCTTACTTCCTGCGTGCAGCAGCTTACTTTGTCAAGCTACAAGCTTTAGGCGATTTCCCGATCATCAAAAACGTGATGAATGACGGCGATGCACAAATGCTTATAGAAACGAGTAAACGTGCGCCAAGAAATGAAGTTGCTCGTTTTATCTTGGCTGACCTGGACTCGGCAATATCCTTGCTGCGAACAAGCTCACCTGATGGACGCAAACAACGGCTGTCACGCCGCGTAGCGCAACTTTTCAAATCACGCGTGGCACTCTATGAAGGTACCTGGTTGAAATATTTTAAAGGAACAGCCTTTGTTCCAAACGGACCAGCATGGCCAGGTGCAACAAAAGATTACAACAGCACATACAGCTTCCCGACGGGCAGTATCGATGGCGAAGTGGCATTTTTTCTCGAACAAGCTATGGAGGCGGCAGCAGCCGTTGCAGATGATGTACAACTGGTTAATAATACCGGCATTATCGAGTCGGGCAACAACGAAAATCCTTATTTCAGTATGTTTGGAGCGGTGGATATGGCTGGCTACAGCGAGGTACTGCTGTGGCGACAATACAATCAAAGCTTGGTTACGCATAATGTTCCCGTGTATGCGCAACGCGGCAACTACGCAGTCGGCTTGACACGCAGTTTGGTGGAAAGTTTCCTGATGGAGAATGGTTTGCCCATTTATGCTAGCGGAAGCGGATACCAAGGCGACAATTATATTGAAGATGTACGCAGCAACCGTGACGGTAGATTGCAACTGTTTTTAAAACAACCCGGACAACGCAACGTTTTGGTCAATATTGGCTCAGGAACGCACTTTACGCTGGTTGAACCCACGCCCACAGTCTATGAAACCGATTGGGAGCGTCGCTACACCACCGGATACAGCATCCGAAAGGGAATTTCGTACGATGGTTTACAAACGCAGAATGGAAGTGCTTTCACCGGAAGCGTGACGTTTCGCGCAAGCGAGGCTTACCTGAATTATATAGAAGCCTGTTACGAACGGAATAACAACCTGGATGCAAAAGCACAGGCCTATTGGCGAGCGATTCGTACGCGGGCAAAGGTAGCGCCTGACTATGCTATCAGTATTGCTGCAACCGAGATGAGCAAGGAATCGGCAGATTGGGGGAGTTATTCTGCCGGAACGCCGATTTCGCCAACCTTGTATAACATCCGACGCGAGCGCAGAAATGAGTTAATGGCCGAAGGACTGCGCTTGATGGATTTAAAACGTTGGCGATCGATGGATCAGCTGATTAACACGGCTGCCCATTTTGAAGGTTTTAAACTTTGGGGGCCCATGCAAGATTGGTATACTGCAGATCAACTTAAATATGGAGCAAACAGCGAGCAGTCCGTCGTGTCCGACCCTGCATTGAGCCTGTATTTACGTCCTTTAGAAATTCGTAGTAATCAACTGTCTTATGCAGGCGTGAAGTTTGCCATGGCGCACTATTTATCGCCGATAGCCGTAGAACATTTTCAGTTAACGTCCACTTCGGCAGATCTGGCAGGCTCCGTTATTTACCAAAATCCGGGTTGGCCAATTGTTGCTGGCAGTCCGCCAGAGGGCTACTAG
- a CDS encoding nuclear transport factor 2 family protein, which yields MSEQHKHTLLQANAAVAQGAIEAFLSYCTADTVWTFVGEQKLVGKDAVRAYMQQAYKVPPQIEVDELIAEGDWLTAIGTIRLTDEDGKMESFAYCDVWRFEDGMMHELNAFVIAKK from the coding sequence ATGAGCGAACAGCACAAACACACCTTGCTTCAGGCCAACGCCGCCGTGGCTCAGGGCGCCATTGAAGCGTTCTTGTCGTATTGTACAGCAGACACGGTTTGGACCTTTGTCGGCGAGCAGAAATTAGTCGGAAAAGATGCTGTACGCGCCTATATGCAACAAGCTTATAAAGTGCCTCCGCAAATAGAGGTAGACGAACTTATCGCGGAAGGAGACTGGCTGACAGCTATCGGAACCATCCGTCTGACCGACGAAGATGGAAAAATGGAAAGCTTCGCCTACTGCGACGTTTGGCGATTTGAAGATGGGATGATGCACGAACTAAATGCCTTTGTCATCGCAAAAAAATAA